The DNA region GCGCAGCGTACCGGTCGTCTGGTTGCGATCGTTCAACTCCACGGTCGTGCCGTTCGCAAGCGTGGCGTCGGAATAGATCGAACGGCTCAGCGCCAGCGCCGTCGTGCCGCGCAGGATGCCGAAATCGCGTTGGACGGAGGCGCCGGCAGTGAACTCCTGCACATCTGACTGCTGTGTGGCATCGGCGATGGCGTCGGGATCGTCCGTATCCTCGCGGTAGAAATTATAACCGGCCGTGAGGTGCGCCACCGTGTCGTCGGCAAGATCCAGGCGGAGATCGCTATTGACTTTGAAAGACGGCTGCTCCTCGCCTTCGCCGCTGATATTTCGTTGCCAGGCGCCTTCCGACGTGACGGTCAGCTGGTGCCGTCCCCAGTCGGAGGTGAGCGTCGCGGCTGCATCCGTTTCGAGGAAGGCGCGCCGTTGCCTGGTATTGCCGTCCTTGGTGGTCTCGGTGTTGATGCTTTGGGTCACGCTCGGACGGAGCACGAAGGTACCGATCGGAATACCGGGTGTTTCTGCCATCGAGGCACTTTCGCCAGCCCTGCGCACCGGCGGTGTCTCGTCGATCCGCGCTTCACGGGTGTTCAGTCGGCGCATGTCCTCATCGAGGATTGAGCCGGTAATCTCGTCACCGGGTTGCGCGTCCGGTGTGACGGGCCTCTGCTGGGCGTCGTCCGGGTTTCCCGCCGCACCCGTTGCCACAGGAGCGGTAGAAACGTCGATTTCATCACCGAAACCGGCCGCGGCATTGTTCGTGGTGCGACTGTCCTGGCTGGCGGCGTGGCTAGCGACAGGCTGCTGTGAGATGGACTGTGCGAATGCCGCAGTCTGGCCGACCAGCAGGGTGCCGAACGCAGTAAAGCAGACGACACGCCTCATCGCGCGGAGCGGCGTCACACTGCTCGTCTGTTTTGGCTGCCCCATTCACTCGCCTGACATGCTTTCGGTTCTTACTCAAAGGTAAAGCGTTGTGGTTAATCATTCGTTGCCGCCGGCGGGCGCTGTTCACAATTCGGAAATGGTGCGGGGTGGACTTGGAAAGTGAAAAGGTCTAACGCATCTCCATGAACAGAAGAGCGATCAAACTCGTTGAAAACAGCGTGCTCGAATCGGCAAAACGCACGATAGAGACCGAGAAACGCGGTCTTGAAGCGCTCGAACGGGCCTTTGACAACGGACTGGCCGGTCCTTTCACCCGCGCCGTCGAGATCATCGGCGACATCTCCGGCCGGGTCATCGTTACCGGCGTCGGCAAGAGCGGCCATATCGGTACCAAGCTCGCGGCGACATTCGCCTCGACCGGCACCCCAGCCTTTTTCGTGCATGCGGCCGAAGCCAATCATGGCGATCTCGGCATGATAGCGCGCGATGACGTCGTCTTGGCGATTTCCAAAGGCGGCGAGAGCGCCGAACTCAAGAGTATCATTTCCTTCACGCGGCGCTTCTCGATCCCCTTGATCGCGATTACTTGCAGCGAAGCTTCCTCGCTTGCGACGGCCGCCGACATCGTGCTTCTGGTGCCGAACGAACAGGAAGCCTGCCCCAATGGGCTGGCGCCGACGACCTCGACGCTGATGCAGCTTGCACTCGGCGATGCCTTGGCGGTCGCACTCCTGGAGGCGCGGGGCTTTAGCGCCACCGATTTCCACGTTTTTCATCCCGGCGGCAAGCTGGGTGCGAGCTTGATGCATGTCGCCGATATCATGCATACCGGCGAGAAGCTGCCGCTCGTTACCAAGGGCACGCCGATGCCGGAGGCGATCACCGTGCTGTCGCGCAAGCATTTCGGCTGCGTCGGCGTGCTCGACCGGGATGGGCGGCTCTGCGGCATCGTCACCGAAGGCGACATGGCTCGGAATCTGAGCCGCAACCTTGCCGAGCTTGCCGTCGACGACATCATGACGAAGACGCCGAAGACGGTGAAACCGACGATGCTTGCGACGGCCGCCCTGGCGCTGCTCAACCAGCACCACATCGGGGCCCTGATCGTCATCGACGAGGACAGCCGGCCGATCGGGCTGGTGCACTTCCATGACCTTCTGCGGATCGGCGTCGCCTGATCAGACCGGTTCGACCCGCAGGTCGCGGCCGTGACACGAGATCACCTTCACCTGTGTTCCCACAGGCAAATCAGGCCCCATTACCTGCCATAGCGTATCGTCGAGGCGGATGCGGCCGCGGCCTTCGCGGATCGGTTCCTGCAGCGTCGCCGTACGGCCAACGAGGCTCGCACCGCGCTGATTGAGGAAGGGCTCGTCGGTCTCGGCGTTGCGCAGCGTCAGCCGGCGGCCGGCAACGGTCGTGGCGACGGCCAGAAGCGCAAAAAGGATCGCTTGCAGTTCCCAGACCCAGAAGGCGCTGTCCCAGAAGAGCAGCGACAGTGCGCCGACGATCAAGGCCGCGAGGCCGATCCAGACCAGGAAGAAACCGGGCACGATCATTTCGGCGGCGAGCAGCACGAGGCCTGCAACCCACCAGTTCCATGGACCGAGTTCCGCGATGATCTTCGCCAGCATGGCTTATCGCTCCGGATCCGGATTGAAGGGATTGGGGGCCGGCGGATTGATCGGCGGCGTAGAGCGGATCGGCGCGGGACGCGGACGCGGCGGGGGCGGCGGCGGCGGATTGCCGGCGTCACCGAAGACTTCGCGGGCGATGGCGCCAATGCCGCCGAGCGAGCTCAGGATGGAAGAGGCTTCCATCGGCATCAGCACGATCTTGGAATTGGGCGCCGAGCCGACCGAGGCGAGCGCTTCGGTGTATTTCTGGGCGACGAAATAGTTGATCGCCTGAACGTCACCGGCGGCAATCGCCTCGGAGACCATCTTCGTCGCCTTGGCTTCGGCCTCGGCCAGTCGCTCGCGGGCTTCGGCGTTGCGGAAGGCGGCTTCGCGCTGGCCTTCGGCCTGGAGGATCGCGGATTGCTTGGCGCCTTCGGCCCTGAGGATCTGCGCATTGCGCGCGCCTTCGGCCTCGAGCACCTGGGCGCGCTTCTCGCGCTCGGCCTTCATCTGGCGGGCCATCGCATCGACGAGGTCGCGCGGCGGCTGGATGTCCTTGATTTCGACGCGGGTGACCTTGATGCCCCATGGCTGCACCGCCT from Rhizobium sp. NLR16a includes:
- a CDS encoding SPFH domain-containing protein — translated: MLFGGFDIVVIVLVIFVILVLFAGIKTVPQGYRYTIERFGRYTRTLEPGLNLITPFIERVGARMNVMEQVLNVPTQEVITKDNASVSADAVAFFQVLNAAQAAYQVSHLENAILNLTMTNIRSVMGSMDLDELLSNRDAINDRLLRVVDEAVQPWGIKVTRVEIKDIQPPRDLVDAMARQMKAEREKRAQVLEAEGARNAQILRAEGAKQSAILQAEGQREAAFRNAEARERLAEAEAKATKMVSEAIAAGDVQAINYFVAQKYTEALASVGSAPNSKIVLMPMEASSILSSLGGIGAIAREVFGDAGNPPPPPPPRPRPAPIRSTPPINPPAPNPFNPDPER
- a CDS encoding NfeD family protein, which gives rise to MLAKIIAELGPWNWWVAGLVLLAAEMIVPGFFLVWIGLAALIVGALSLLFWDSAFWVWELQAILFALLAVATTVAGRRLTLRNAETDEPFLNQRGASLVGRTATLQEPIREGRGRIRLDDTLWQVMGPDLPVGTQVKVISCHGRDLRVEPV
- a CDS encoding outer membrane beta-barrel protein, which encodes MGQPKQTSSVTPLRAMRRVVCFTAFGTLLVGQTAAFAQSISQQPVASHAASQDSRTTNNAAAGFGDEIDVSTAPVATGAAGNPDDAQQRPVTPDAQPGDEITGSILDEDMRRLNTREARIDETPPVRRAGESASMAETPGIPIGTFVLRPSVTQSINTETTKDGNTRQRRAFLETDAAATLTSDWGRHQLTVTSEGAWQRNISGEGEEQPSFKVNSDLRLDLADDTVAHLTAGYNFYREDTDDPDAIADATQQSDVQEFTAGASVQRDFGILRGTTALALSRSIYSDATLANGTTVELNDRNQTTGTLRGRVGYELSPALIPFIEATIGRTLYDETRDSAGYERSGHSYGAKAGVEVDLGEKLKGEVGVGYERADFEDSRLASIDTATLDASLLWSPIRGTDVNLDLQTSIQPSTTAGESGYVSHALTTTVTHQLRDNLVGTMIGGVIWRDYPTDSTINDELVYTAATGLTWNINRYLDLTSTLGYELTTRKDGDDSQQWRAGVGLKLKR
- a CDS encoding KpsF/GutQ family sugar-phosphate isomerase gives rise to the protein MNRRAIKLVENSVLESAKRTIETEKRGLEALERAFDNGLAGPFTRAVEIIGDISGRVIVTGVGKSGHIGTKLAATFASTGTPAFFVHAAEANHGDLGMIARDDVVLAISKGGESAELKSIISFTRRFSIPLIAITCSEASSLATAADIVLLVPNEQEACPNGLAPTTSTLMQLALGDALAVALLEARGFSATDFHVFHPGGKLGASLMHVADIMHTGEKLPLVTKGTPMPEAITVLSRKHFGCVGVLDRDGRLCGIVTEGDMARNLSRNLAELAVDDIMTKTPKTVKPTMLATAALALLNQHHIGALIVIDEDSRPIGLVHFHDLLRIGVA